The Sulfitobacter sp. SK011 genome has a window encoding:
- a CDS encoding TRAP transporter substrate-binding protein — MKKTLALLAATTALATPLMAQETLSVVGSWSSLPLHNEYEAPFWSTTLPAASDGKITVELTTHNQMGLGLGDVYPLLGQGVYDVAMTVADYAVADAPELEGLDVPLLALTADEARAMVDAARPMVDDIYRDRFNSKVLAVAPYPPQVVFCNAEIAGLDDLKGLKVRASGRMTAKLLEALGAEGVNVSFSEVPGALQNGVVDCAVTGAGSGYSAGWWEVSTHLMPLPLGGWDPVVTAMNMDRWNGLDAGTQEMIQTQVKAEFEDPAWASAQDALTNDVACLTGNGDCPSGDARSMVLVEASDADFTKARDILTSEVLPEWAERAGGDWAARWNASVGQTVGVTIE, encoded by the coding sequence ATGAAAAAGACTTTGGCCCTATTGGCCGCAACCACCGCCCTTGCCACACCTCTGATGGCACAGGAAACTTTGTCTGTTGTCGGCAGCTGGTCCAGCTTGCCGCTGCACAACGAATACGAGGCCCCATTCTGGTCCACCACCCTGCCCGCCGCGTCAGACGGCAAGATCACCGTGGAACTGACTACCCACAACCAGATGGGTCTGGGTTTGGGTGATGTGTATCCATTGCTTGGCCAGGGTGTTTATGACGTCGCCATGACCGTGGCGGATTATGCTGTGGCCGATGCGCCCGAACTTGAAGGGCTGGACGTGCCGCTTCTGGCGCTGACAGCGGACGAGGCACGCGCAATGGTTGATGCCGCCCGCCCGATGGTCGATGACATTTACCGCGACCGGTTCAACAGCAAGGTCCTCGCGGTTGCCCCCTATCCACCGCAGGTCGTCTTTTGCAACGCCGAGATCGCTGGTCTGGATGATCTCAAAGGTCTCAAGGTGCGCGCCTCTGGCCGGATGACCGCGAAACTTCTTGAAGCCTTGGGTGCCGAGGGCGTCAACGTGTCTTTCTCGGAAGTCCCGGGAGCCTTGCAGAACGGTGTGGTTGATTGCGCCGTGACCGGTGCCGGATCAGGCTACAGCGCGGGCTGGTGGGAAGTGTCCACACATCTGATGCCCCTGCCCCTGGGCGGCTGGGACCCGGTTGTTACGGCAATGAACATGGACCGCTGGAATGGCCTTGATGCCGGCACCCAGGAAATGATCCAAACCCAGGTCAAAGCCGAATTCGAAGACCCGGCATGGGCCAGCGCACAAGACGCGTTGACCAATGATGTGGCCTGCCTGACCGGCAATGGCGATTGCCCGTCGGGTGACGCGCGCTCCATGGTGCTGGTTGAGGCGTCGGATGCCGATTTCACCAAGGCACGTGACATTCTGACCAGCGAAGTGCTGCCGGAATGGGCCGAACGTGCGGGCGGCGATTGGGCGGCACGTTGGAATGCGTCCGTCGGTCAAACCGTTGGCGTCACGATCGAATAA
- a CDS encoding LysR family transcriptional regulator, translated as MTFDQIRTFLWVARLGGFRRASERLNLSQPAVSTRIANLEQELRVTLFERGPGTLVLTKQGTLLLTYAEQMLFVEEEIKQHVANPSEAEGLFRIGASETVAQAWLPAFLQAFSGTYPRVNIDLTVDISGNLRSGLLNRQLDLAFLMGPISEFTVKNIALPRFDLHWYKSTNNSQTDLARIPVISYARQTRPYQELISELSHRIGPQVRVYSSASLSASLRMIAAGMAVGPYPRTLARDLLRTNEIEEFDPGFTPQPLEFTASYLGEPRSYLSETGAEMGREVALKWAVEQED; from the coding sequence ATGACGTTTGATCAGATCCGCACATTTCTCTGGGTGGCGCGTCTGGGAGGATTTCGCCGCGCATCCGAGCGGTTGAATTTGTCACAGCCAGCCGTTTCCACCCGCATCGCAAATCTGGAACAGGAATTGCGCGTCACACTGTTTGAACGCGGGCCCGGCACCTTGGTCCTGACCAAACAGGGCACATTATTACTGACCTATGCCGAACAGATGCTGTTTGTCGAAGAGGAGATCAAACAACACGTTGCCAATCCCTCCGAGGCCGAGGGGCTGTTCCGGATCGGCGCGTCGGAAACTGTGGCACAGGCATGGTTGCCCGCGTTTTTGCAAGCCTTCAGCGGCACCTATCCGCGCGTGAACATCGACCTTACCGTTGATATCTCTGGCAACCTGCGGTCGGGGTTGTTGAACCGACAGCTTGATCTGGCGTTCCTGATGGGGCCGATATCGGAGTTCACCGTCAAGAACATCGCCCTGCCCCGTTTCGATCTGCACTGGTACAAATCAACCAATAATTCCCAGACAGATCTGGCCCGTATTCCGGTCATTTCATATGCGCGGCAAACGCGACCCTACCAGGAATTGATATCAGAGTTGTCGCACCGCATTGGGCCGCAGGTGCGGGTGTATTCGTCTGCATCCTTGTCCGCGAGCCTGCGGATGATTGCCGCAGGGATGGCCGTGGGCCCTTATCCCCGCACTCTGGCCCGTGATCTGCTGCGCACCAATGAGATTGAGGAATTTGATCCCGGCTTTACCCCACAACCACTGGAGTTTACTGCCTCCTATCTGGGGGAGCCGCGCAGTTATCTGTCTGAAACCGGGGCAGAGATGGGCCGCGAAGTGGCATTGAAATGGGCCGTGGAGCAAGAGGATTGA
- a CDS encoding methyl-accepting chemotaxis protein has product MSPKVRPIKRANPLNTLFFKCTAMVAVCVLLVVATIELSYFRQISQKMVRDLTARASEVTGLTALQLAGSITFGEMAKLDEVVTGVVETAGPDATGAAVFDLQGGILFATAKMEIDARVTRDLIAVARETLTAAISEDGKTVAAPVRFGVEGAAIGFVVTTWTDKFMRATLAREQLSIILVGLFVLIASLFACAYFLRTKMSRPLVELESAMNDVVSGQYDIVIPHTARRDEIGQMADRLDEFRLALESAKDAARETAFKSAAFVASSARLMIVDETFKVIFANPACEALMSELLPDISDTLQMINGSKVLGADLTKMPLLQDAITALQNAEGANAIGTKTVAVMMRLGDRAIQVRMNKALDDNGVFFGCVIEWSDRTEAQRNAAFIDAINASQLSIEFDAGGKVRDANANFLTMIDGKREDTAVCSLPRMFAKNLKDDPKGAIFHERVLTRDLTQGRFSAYSTHADKSFVLEGSFAVIDDAEGTPERIIFLASDVSAHDEAMRRSEAEQAQASQQQGHVVDLLGIALNNLADGDLQADITEQVPEPYEKLRADFNATVDSLRNAISSVIQNADSIRNETTEITSSADDLSRRTERQAATLEETAAALDELTVSVKSAAEGADDARKMSADAQKNAEQGGIIARQAIDAMDGIRTSSLEISKITSVIDDIAFQTNLLALNAGVEAARAGEAGRGFAVVATEVRALAQRSSDAAREINALISSSGDQVRQGVELVDKTGTALASIVTSVSEISNRVANIATSAREQSSGLAEINSAVNELDHVTQQNAAMFEETTAASHALTAEADALALAVARFRLNARPDETETSVVKLRATRKTPAEASTAARQGNLAQDLALEAEIDGWEEF; this is encoded by the coding sequence ATGTCACCTAAGGTCCGCCCCATAAAGCGTGCAAATCCTTTGAACACCCTGTTTTTCAAGTGCACCGCAATGGTTGCGGTCTGCGTGCTGTTGGTTGTGGCGACAATAGAGCTTTCTTACTTCCGGCAGATTTCTCAGAAAATGGTCAGAGATCTGACGGCGCGCGCAAGCGAGGTCACCGGATTGACGGCATTGCAACTGGCAGGATCAATCACATTTGGCGAGATGGCCAAACTGGATGAGGTCGTCACAGGCGTGGTGGAAACAGCAGGTCCGGATGCGACCGGTGCGGCTGTCTTTGATCTGCAAGGCGGAATTCTGTTCGCCACAGCCAAAATGGAAATCGACGCGCGTGTCACAAGAGATCTGATTGCGGTGGCGCGCGAAACCCTGACTGCCGCGATCAGCGAAGATGGCAAGACAGTTGCGGCCCCAGTTCGATTTGGGGTCGAAGGGGCCGCCATTGGATTTGTGGTGACCACATGGACCGACAAATTCATGCGCGCCACATTGGCCCGCGAGCAATTGAGTATCATTCTGGTCGGTCTTTTCGTCTTGATTGCTTCCTTGTTTGCCTGTGCTTATTTCCTGCGTACAAAGATGTCGCGCCCTCTGGTCGAGCTTGAAAGCGCGATGAACGACGTGGTGTCGGGTCAATATGATATTGTCATTCCGCATACCGCACGCCGCGATGAGATTGGGCAGATGGCGGACCGTTTGGATGAGTTTCGGCTGGCGCTTGAATCCGCCAAAGATGCGGCGCGCGAGACTGCTTTCAAAAGTGCTGCTTTCGTGGCGTCATCTGCCCGGCTGATGATTGTTGACGAAACCTTTAAGGTGATTTTTGCGAATCCGGCCTGTGAGGCCTTGATGTCAGAACTGTTGCCAGACATTTCAGACACATTGCAAATGATCAACGGTTCAAAGGTGTTGGGGGCTGACCTTACCAAAATGCCCTTACTGCAGGATGCTATCACCGCGTTGCAAAACGCTGAAGGTGCGAATGCAATCGGCACAAAAACGGTTGCGGTCATGATGCGTCTGGGTGATCGCGCCATACAGGTAAGAATGAACAAAGCCCTCGACGACAATGGCGTTTTCTTTGGCTGCGTCATTGAATGGAGCGACCGCACAGAAGCACAACGAAACGCCGCATTTATTGACGCCATCAATGCCAGCCAGCTCTCCATCGAATTTGACGCAGGCGGCAAAGTACGTGACGCCAACGCCAACTTCCTGACCATGATTGACGGCAAGCGCGAAGACACCGCCGTATGCAGCTTGCCCAGGATGTTTGCCAAAAATCTGAAGGATGATCCAAAGGGTGCGATTTTTCATGAACGCGTGCTGACGCGTGATCTCACCCAAGGGCGTTTTTCGGCCTACAGCACCCACGCGGACAAATCGTTTGTTCTTGAGGGAAGCTTTGCCGTGATTGACGATGCCGAAGGAACCCCCGAGCGGATCATATTCCTCGCGTCCGACGTCTCCGCCCATGATGAAGCGATGCGCCGTTCCGAGGCAGAGCAGGCGCAGGCGTCTCAGCAACAGGGTCATGTTGTCGACCTGCTTGGGATTGCATTGAACAATCTGGCAGATGGTGATTTGCAGGCGGACATCACCGAGCAGGTCCCAGAGCCTTATGAGAAATTGCGCGCGGACTTTAATGCAACTGTGGACTCCCTGCGCAATGCCATTTCATCCGTGATCCAAAACGCAGATTCCATCCGCAACGAGACGACGGAGATCACGTCATCGGCTGACGATCTGTCGCGCCGCACCGAAAGACAGGCGGCAACATTGGAAGAAACCGCAGCTGCATTGGATGAGCTGACTGTGTCTGTCAAATCAGCTGCTGAGGGTGCAGATGACGCCAGAAAGATGTCAGCGGACGCGCAAAAGAATGCAGAGCAAGGCGGCATCATTGCCCGGCAGGCAATCGATGCGATGGATGGGATTAGGACCTCGTCACTGGAGATTTCGAAAATCACCAGTGTCATCGACGATATCGCGTTTCAAACCAACCTGCTTGCCCTCAACGCAGGCGTCGAAGCAGCCCGCGCCGGGGAAGCCGGCCGTGGATTTGCCGTTGTCGCCACAGAAGTGCGCGCCTTGGCGCAGCGTTCATCTGACGCGGCACGCGAGATAAATGCGCTCATTTCCTCCAGTGGTGATCAGGTCCGTCAGGGGGTGGAGCTGGTCGACAAAACCGGCACCGCACTTGCGTCAATCGTGACCTCAGTTTCGGAAATCTCGAACCGAGTTGCCAATATCGCCACATCAGCGCGGGAACAATCTAGCGGGCTGGCTGAAATTAACTCGGCGGTAAACGAGCTTGACCATGTGACCCAACAAAACGCGGCGATGTTTGAAGAAACAACCGCTGCTAGTCACGCCCTGACAGCAGAAGCGGACGCGCTTGCGTTGGCCGTTGCAAGATTTCGATTGAATGCGAGGCCGGACGAGACCGAAACATCGGTTGTCAAACTGCGCGCAACCCGAAAGACCCCAGCCGAGGCTTCGACCGCTGCAAGGCAGGGAAACCTTGCACAGGACTTGGCGCTGGAGGCTGAGATCGATGGCTGGGAAGAATTTTAG
- a CDS encoding putative hydro-lyase, whose product MSASPPSHSDLSLKSAAEVRQAIRHNGYARHTAGLAAGKLQCNLAILPAGDVLDFLRFCQRNPKPCPVVGISDTGDAFMPTLGHDIDIRTDVPRYRIFRDGQLADEVTDIKALWRDDLVTVALGCSFTFENALIANGIPVRHIERDQTVPMFKSSIPLVPAGRFAGEMVVTMRPVAKDRVQDAYRISGAFPQAHGAPMGHGDPAQFGIADLMRPEWGDPVAVLPGEVPVYWACGVTPQNVLLAANLPLCITHAPGHMLIADVAEDAETTILKPT is encoded by the coding sequence ATGTCCGCATCACCGCCAAGCCACTCAGATTTATCACTCAAGAGTGCGGCTGAGGTCCGTCAGGCCATCAGGCACAATGGTTACGCACGCCACACTGCGGGGTTGGCCGCAGGGAAACTCCAGTGCAACCTCGCCATTCTCCCGGCGGGGGATGTGCTGGATTTCTTACGCTTTTGTCAGCGCAACCCCAAACCCTGTCCGGTCGTCGGCATCAGCGACACTGGCGATGCGTTCATGCCGACACTCGGTCATGACATCGACATTCGCACCGACGTGCCGCGCTACCGGATCTTTCGGGATGGGCAATTGGCAGATGAAGTCACGGACATCAAAGCGTTATGGCGCGATGATCTGGTAACGGTCGCACTTGGGTGTTCGTTTACCTTTGAAAATGCGCTGATCGCCAACGGCATCCCGGTGCGCCATATTGAGCGTGATCAAACCGTGCCGATGTTCAAATCCAGCATCCCGCTGGTGCCGGCTGGCCGGTTTGCGGGCGAAATGGTCGTGACCATGCGCCCGGTTGCCAAAGACCGCGTTCAAGACGCCTACCGGATCAGCGGTGCGTTCCCGCAGGCGCATGGCGCGCCCATGGGCCACGGCGACCCCGCACAATTTGGCATCGCCGATCTGATGAGACCCGAATGGGGCGACCCGGTTGCGGTCCTGCCCGGCGAAGTACCGGTTTATTGGGCCTGCGGGGTCACGCCGCAGAATGTGCTGCTGGCGGCGAACCTGCCGCTTTGCATCACCCATGCGCCTGGTCATATGCTGATCGCAGACGTAGCCGAGGACGCAGAAACAACAATTCTGAAACCAACCTAA
- the katG gene encoding catalase/peroxidase HPI, protein MDGNDIDTGGKCPVMHGGFKNTSNSVRSNKDWWPNQLNLKILHQNSPLGDPMGKDFNYAEEFKKLDLDALKADLAALMTDSQDWWPADYGHYGPMFVRMAWHSAGTYRTADGRGGATSGSQRFAPLNSWPDNGNLDKARRLLWPIKQKYGNQISWADLMVLTGNVAMETMGFKTFGFAGGRVDIWEPEEDIYWGTEEEWLATSDKPGSRYSGDRELENPLAAVQMGLIYVNPEGPDGNPDPQLSANDIRDTFARMAMNDEETVALTAGGHTFGKAHGAGDPTLVGAEPEAASIEEMGLGWKNGFESGIGAHTTTSGIEGAWTPTPTTWDMSYFDTLMNNEWELTKSPAGAHQWKPAGGALAHAVPDAATGEKIHAPMMTTADMAMKVDPIYNAISKDYHANPDKFADAFARAWFKLTHRDMGPKSLYLGKEVPAEELIWQDPIPDVDHTLIDASDIADLKGKILATGLSISELVSTAWASASTFRGSDKRGGANGARIRLAPQKDWDVNEPQKLSKVLAALEGVQAEFNGSAAGGKKVSLADLIVLGGCAAVEKAAKAAGHDIDVPFAPGRMDASQEQTDVESFDVLEPEADGFRNYLKAGFSVPTEKLLIDRAQLLTLTAPEMTVLVGGMRALGANAGQSKNGMFTDAPETLTNDFFVKVLSMDTVWTPIDDTKEVFEGHDRKSGDLKWTASRVDLVFGSNSQLRALAEVYASDDAKETFVQDFVTAWTKVMNADRFDLA, encoded by the coding sequence ATGGACGGCAATGACATCGACACAGGCGGCAAGTGCCCGGTAATGCACGGCGGATTCAAGAACACGTCGAACTCGGTCCGGTCCAACAAGGACTGGTGGCCAAACCAACTTAACCTCAAGATTTTGCACCAGAATTCACCGCTGGGTGACCCGATGGGCAAAGACTTTAACTATGCTGAAGAATTTAAGAAACTGGATCTGGATGCGCTCAAGGCGGACCTCGCCGCGCTGATGACAGATTCGCAGGATTGGTGGCCAGCAGACTATGGTCACTACGGTCCGATGTTTGTCCGCATGGCGTGGCATTCCGCCGGAACATACCGCACGGCGGATGGCCGTGGTGGCGCAACCTCTGGATCGCAGCGGTTTGCGCCTTTGAACTCATGGCCAGACAACGGCAATCTGGACAAGGCGCGTCGCCTGCTTTGGCCGATCAAACAAAAATATGGCAATCAGATTTCGTGGGCCGACCTGATGGTCCTGACCGGCAATGTCGCTATGGAAACGATGGGGTTTAAAACCTTTGGCTTTGCGGGCGGCCGCGTGGACATTTGGGAGCCCGAAGAAGACATCTATTGGGGCACCGAAGAAGAATGGCTGGCCACATCCGACAAACCGGGCAGCCGCTATTCAGGGGACCGTGAGCTGGAAAATCCGCTGGCCGCTGTTCAGATGGGCCTGATCTATGTGAACCCCGAAGGCCCGGACGGAAACCCCGACCCACAGCTGTCCGCAAATGACATTCGCGATACATTTGCGCGCATGGCGATGAACGACGAAGAGACCGTGGCCCTGACTGCTGGTGGGCACACCTTTGGCAAGGCGCATGGTGCGGGCGACCCGACGCTTGTCGGGGCAGAACCCGAAGCGGCGTCGATCGAAGAAATGGGCCTTGGCTGGAAGAACGGTTTTGAAAGCGGCATTGGCGCGCATACAACCACGTCCGGGATCGAAGGCGCGTGGACGCCGACGCCGACCACTTGGGACATGAGCTATTTTGATACGCTGATGAACAACGAATGGGAGCTCACCAAGAGCCCAGCAGGAGCCCATCAGTGGAAGCCCGCCGGCGGTGCTTTGGCTCATGCTGTGCCAGATGCGGCGACAGGCGAAAAAATTCATGCGCCGATGATGACCACAGCAGATATGGCGATGAAGGTGGACCCGATTTATAACGCTATTTCAAAGGATTATCATGCAAACCCTGACAAGTTTGCGGATGCCTTTGCGCGTGCTTGGTTCAAGCTCACGCACCGCGATATGGGGCCAAAATCCTTGTATCTGGGCAAAGAAGTCCCAGCCGAGGAATTGATCTGGCAAGATCCCATTCCTGATGTGGATCATACGCTGATCGATGCGAGCGACATCGCTGATCTCAAAGGTAAAATCCTTGCCACTGGGTTGTCGATTTCTGAACTGGTGTCGACCGCCTGGGCCTCTGCTTCGACGTTCCGTGGGTCAGATAAACGGGGCGGTGCCAATGGCGCGCGCATCCGTCTGGCACCCCAAAAAGATTGGGATGTGAACGAGCCTCAAAAACTGTCCAAAGTGCTGGCAGCACTGGAAGGCGTGCAAGCAGAATTCAACGGTTCTGCTGCTGGCGGCAAGAAAGTGTCACTGGCTGACCTGATCGTCTTGGGCGGCTGTGCAGCTGTCGAGAAGGCGGCGAAAGCGGCAGGTCACGATATCGACGTGCCCTTCGCACCGGGCCGCATGGATGCATCACAAGAGCAAACGGATGTGGAATCCTTCGACGTGCTGGAGCCTGAGGCAGATGGTTTCCGCAACTATCTGAAGGCCGGCTTTAGCGTTCCAACAGAAAAGCTTTTGATCGACCGCGCGCAGCTTTTGACACTGACCGCTCCGGAAATGACCGTTCTGGTTGGCGGCATGCGTGCGCTGGGTGCCAACGCCGGGCAATCCAAGAATGGCATGTTCACAGATGCCCCTGAAACACTGACCAATGATTTCTTTGTCAAAGTGTTGAGCATGGACACGGTGTGGACGCCGATCGACGACACAAAAGAGGTGTTTGAAGGCCATGACCGCAAGTCCGGTGACCTTAAGTGGACCGCAAGCCGGGTTGATTTGGTTTTCGGATCAAATTCACAGTTGCGCGCCCTTGCCGAAGTTTATGCAAGCGACGATGCAAAGGAGACATTTGTTCAGGATTTCGTGACCGCATGGACGAAGGTCATGAATGCAGATCGGTTTGATTTGGCCTAA
- a CDS encoding TRAP transporter small permease subunit, whose product MELAMIETLRRLNRKVAMIVGAMLLLCAAFILADIVLRQIGTSFGGTDEISGYVMALATSWGMSFTLLELGHVRIDLLRGRVETFGRALFDLFAMVVMTGVIAMIALKSWPVVERSLTNGSRANTPLETPLAWVQLPWFAGWLWFAIMSACVTFAALSLIIKRRYAETESFVGAFAEQDTLQ is encoded by the coding sequence ATGGAACTTGCGATGATTGAGACGCTCAGGCGTCTGAACAGAAAGGTGGCGATGATTGTCGGGGCAATGCTTTTGCTTTGCGCGGCCTTCATCCTCGCTGACATCGTCTTGCGACAGATCGGGACCTCCTTTGGTGGCACGGATGAAATCAGCGGATATGTCATGGCGCTGGCAACATCATGGGGGATGAGTTTCACCCTCTTGGAGCTGGGCCATGTGCGCATCGATCTGCTGCGCGGGCGGGTTGAAACCTTTGGCCGCGCCCTCTTTGATCTGTTTGCGATGGTTGTGATGACCGGGGTGATCGCCATGATCGCACTGAAATCATGGCCCGTGGTGGAACGCTCGCTGACCAACGGCTCGCGTGCCAATACGCCGCTTGAAACACCCCTCGCATGGGTGCAGTTGCCTTGGTTTGCAGGCTGGTTGTGGTTTGCGATCATGTCGGCCTGCGTCACTTTTGCCGCCCTGAGCCTCATCATCAAACGACGCTACGCAGAGACCGAAAGCTTTGTCGGTGCGTTTGCAGAACAGGACACATTGCAATGA
- a CDS encoding hydrogen peroxide-inducible genes activator → MTNLTIKQLRYFEALAEQGHFGRAAATCSISQPALSVQIKDLETELGAALFERGPRQVRLTSFGKEFALRVRDILQAFDALGDFARAAQGQLSGRFRLGVIPTIAPYLLPTLIGDLARSNPALDLHVRETLTPRLVQGLHRGEIDTAIVALPISEPAFTEIPLFTENFVLVRPLDDAGKPVPSATALREMRLLLLEEGHCFRDQALSFCNHGPALPRDGLDGSSLATLVQMVGAGIGVTMIPEMAMAVEARSAPVDCARFSNPQPQRTIGMIWRKTNPLAPQLMEIAEVVRHCTLEPAAGVSA, encoded by the coding sequence ATGACGAACCTCACCATCAAACAGCTCAGATATTTCGAGGCGCTGGCAGAACAGGGGCATTTCGGGCGCGCCGCTGCCACCTGTTCAATCTCGCAACCGGCCTTGTCAGTCCAGATCAAGGACCTTGAAACGGAATTGGGTGCAGCCCTTTTTGAACGCGGACCAAGGCAGGTACGTCTGACCAGCTTTGGCAAGGAATTCGCATTGCGCGTGCGCGATATTCTACAGGCGTTTGACGCATTGGGCGATTTCGCGCGCGCCGCTCAGGGTCAGCTTTCGGGTCGGTTTCGGCTTGGGGTGATCCCGACCATCGCGCCCTATCTGTTGCCCACACTGATCGGCGATCTGGCGCGCAGCAATCCGGCCCTCGATTTGCACGTGCGCGAAACGCTGACCCCGCGGTTGGTTCAAGGGCTACACCGGGGCGAAATCGATACCGCCATCGTTGCCCTGCCGATCTCGGAGCCTGCTTTCACCGAAATCCCACTTTTCACCGAAAATTTCGTTTTGGTGCGACCTTTGGATGACGCGGGAAAACCTGTTCCCAGTGCCACAGCCCTGCGCGAAATGCGGTTGTTGCTGCTGGAAGAAGGCCATTGTTTTCGTGATCAAGCGCTGTCGTTTTGCAATCATGGACCTGCCCTGCCAAGGGACGGATTGGACGGGTCGTCGCTGGCGACCCTGGTGCAGATGGTCGGTGCTGGCATCGGCGTGACCATGATCCCCGAGATGGCAATGGCAGTCGAAGCACGCTCTGCCCCCGTTGACTGCGCCCGCTTTTCCAACCCGCAACCCCAGCGCACGATCGGGATGATCTGGCGCAAGACCAATCCGCTGGCCCCCCAATTGATGGAAATCGCTGAGGTGGTCCGTCACTGTACGTTGGAACCTGCCGCGGGGGTCAGCGCATGA
- a CDS encoding TRAP transporter large permease codes for MIPFVAAGLLGLLALSIPVGIVLFLLGFGVDTFFSSFPLSKGLGNMVWSASNSATLIAIPFFVLLGEILVRSGVATRTYAALDRWVSWLPGGLVHANIATATMFSATSGSSVATAATVATVAMPQAEKLGYDPKLFSGAIAAGGTLGIMIPPSINLIVYGFLTQSSIPQLFLAGLLPGLGLAVGFMVITAIICIVRPELGGTRRTFPFAQMLRALVDLLPIIVLFALIVGSIYRGWATPTEAAAVGVAGALAIAFAFGGVSRDMMAQSVIGTVKITSMIMLIVIGASFLNFTLASAGLGRELTAFLSGMGLSPLGTIMVVVVIYIVLGFFIETLSLMVVTIPIIVPLVVAQGYDPIWFGILMIVLIEMALITPPVGLNLYVVQAARNSGTLSEVMLGTIPYVITMLAMAMALIAFPQIALFLPEALK; via the coding sequence ATGATCCCCTTTGTCGCAGCTGGCCTTTTGGGGCTTCTGGCCCTGTCAATCCCGGTGGGTATCGTGTTGTTCCTGCTCGGGTTTGGTGTGGATACGTTCTTTTCTTCCTTCCCGCTCAGCAAAGGTCTGGGCAACATGGTCTGGTCCGCGTCCAACAGCGCCACCCTGATCGCCATTCCGTTCTTTGTCCTGCTTGGTGAAATCCTTGTGCGCAGTGGTGTGGCAACCCGCACCTATGCAGCGCTAGACCGTTGGGTGTCATGGTTGCCCGGGGGTCTGGTCCACGCCAACATCGCCACCGCGACGATGTTTTCGGCAACGTCGGGGTCTTCGGTCGCCACCGCCGCAACTGTGGCCACTGTGGCAATGCCGCAGGCGGAAAAACTGGGCTATGATCCCAAGCTTTTCTCAGGGGCCATTGCCGCCGGTGGCACGTTGGGCATCATGATCCCGCCGTCCATCAACCTGATTGTCTATGGCTTCCTCACGCAATCCTCGATCCCGCAACTTTTCCTTGCCGGTCTCCTGCCCGGTCTGGGGCTTGCCGTTGGCTTTATGGTGATCACCGCGATCATCTGTATTGTGCGGCCTGAGTTGGGCGGCACCCGCCGCACCTTCCCCTTTGCGCAAATGCTGCGCGCGCTGGTTGATCTTTTGCCAATCATTGTGCTTTTCGCCCTCATTGTCGGCTCCATCTATCGCGGCTGGGCGACCCCGACCGAGGCCGCCGCCGTGGGGGTCGCAGGGGCGCTGGCCATCGCCTTCGCCTTTGGTGGTGTGTCGCGCGACATGATGGCGCAATCGGTCATTGGCACGGTCAAAATCACTTCGATGATCATGCTCATTGTCATTGGGGCATCGTTCCTGAACTTCACCCTCGCCTCTGCAGGATTGGGCCGCGAACTGACTGCGTTCCTGAGTGGCATGGGCCTGTCGCCACTTGGTACCATCATGGTGGTGGTGGTCATCTACATCGTGCTTGGGTTCTTCATCGAAACATTGTCGCTGATGGTTGTGACCATTCCGATCATCGTGCCGCTGGTTGTCGCGCAAGGCTATGATCCGATCTGGTTTGGCATCCTGATGATTGTGCTGATTGAAATGGCGCTGATCACCCCGCCCGTTGGTCTGAACCTCTATGTGGTTCAGGCGGCGCGCAATTCCGGGACACTCAGCGAAGTGATGCTTGGCACCATCCCTTACGTGATCACCATGCTCGCGATGGCGATGGCATTGATTGCCTTCCCGCAGATTGCTCTCTTTTTGCCAGAGGCTTTGAAATAG